In Corynebacterium matruchotii, a single genomic region encodes these proteins:
- the rimI gene encoding ribosomal protein S18-alanine N-acetyltransferase — protein MKLRELTLADAPWCAELEQLLFPGDSPWSVEEFQSEITHVLTKYFGVEISGRLVGYAGMAVLGPPDDAECEIRTIAVDPTYQGRGVGKLFMDAFTRIADAQDAPIFLEVRTDNEPAMALYHSYGFATIGVRKGYYMPSGADAYTMLRPRLSERDRTNP, from the coding sequence ATGAAGCTTCGGGAACTGACCCTCGCTGATGCCCCATGGTGCGCCGAGCTGGAACAACTCCTATTCCCGGGTGACTCACCTTGGTCTGTTGAAGAGTTTCAGTCAGAGATTACCCATGTTCTAACAAAATATTTTGGCGTAGAAATTTCTGGGCGGCTTGTGGGATACGCCGGTATGGCGGTGTTGGGGCCTCCTGATGATGCGGAATGTGAGATTCGCACCATTGCGGTGGATCCCACGTACCAAGGCCGTGGCGTCGGCAAGCTCTTTATGGATGCTTTTACCCGCATCGCGGACGCCCAGGACGCCCCGATATTCCTTGAAGTTCGTACCGACAATGAGCCGGCGATGGCGTTGTACCACAGCTACGGATTTGCGACGATAGGGGTGCGGAAGGGGTATTATATGCCGTCTGGCGCCGATGCATACACTATGTTGCGGCCACGATTAAGCGAAAGGGATAGGACAAACCCATGA
- the groL gene encoding chaperonin GroEL (60 kDa chaperone family; promotes refolding of misfolded polypeptides especially under stressful conditions; forms two stacked rings of heptamers to form a barrel-shaped 14mer; ends can be capped by GroES; misfolded proteins enter the barrel where they are refolded when GroES binds), with protein sequence MAKLIAFNQEAREGILQGVNTLADVVKVTLGPRGRNVVLDKPFGSPTVTNDGVTIARDIDIEEPFENLGVQLVKSVAVKTNDIAGDGTTTATLLAQALITEGLRNVAAGANPIELNHGIEIGAEKVIELLKGRATEVSSSEDIANVATVSSRDPEVGNMVAAAMEKVGKDGVVSVEESQSLESYLDVTEGVSFEKGFLSPYFITDVDSQKAELDDALVLLVRNKISSLPDFLPLLEKVVESNKPVLIIAEDVEGEPLQALVVNSIRKILKAVAVKAPYFGERRKAFLDDLAVVTGATVIDPEVGVNMHDADLSVFGSARRVTVTKDETIIVDGAGTAAELEKRRDQIRAEIAKTESSWDREKAEERLAKLSGGVAVVKVGAATETEISERKLRVEDAINSARAAVQEGIIAGGGSVLVQIAQELRSYADEFSGDTQVGVLALAKALVKPTFWIAENAGVDGSVVVSRVADLKNGFGFNAATLGYDDLLAAGIIDPVKVTHSAVVNATSVARMVLTTEASVVDKPQPPAPPAPGGHGHHH encoded by the coding sequence ATGGCAAAACTTATTGCTTTCAATCAAGAAGCCCGCGAAGGAATCCTCCAGGGCGTCAACACCCTGGCGGATGTGGTCAAGGTGACGCTTGGGCCGCGTGGTCGCAATGTGGTGTTGGATAAGCCGTTCGGTTCCCCCACGGTTACCAATGACGGGGTTACCATTGCCCGCGATATTGATATCGAAGAACCATTCGAGAATCTTGGCGTGCAATTGGTGAAGTCTGTCGCAGTGAAAACCAATGATATTGCGGGTGATGGCACGACCACCGCAACCTTGTTGGCGCAGGCGCTGATTACCGAAGGGCTGCGGAATGTTGCGGCTGGTGCGAATCCTATCGAGCTCAACCACGGCATTGAAATTGGTGCCGAAAAGGTTATTGAGCTGCTGAAAGGTCGAGCCACCGAGGTGTCTTCCTCGGAAGACATTGCCAATGTCGCCACCGTTTCTTCCCGCGATCCTGAGGTCGGTAACATGGTTGCCGCCGCCATGGAGAAGGTGGGCAAAGACGGTGTGGTATCAGTCGAGGAATCTCAGTCACTAGAGTCCTACCTTGATGTGACCGAAGGTGTGTCATTCGAAAAGGGATTCTTATCCCCGTATTTCATCACCGATGTTGATTCCCAAAAAGCCGAACTTGATGACGCACTTGTGTTGCTTGTGCGTAACAAGATCTCCTCCCTGCCGGACTTCCTGCCGTTGCTGGAAAAGGTTGTGGAATCCAATAAACCGGTGTTGATTATTGCGGAAGATGTTGAAGGCGAACCACTACAAGCATTGGTCGTTAACTCCATCCGAAAAATCCTCAAGGCGGTGGCGGTGAAGGCTCCGTACTTCGGAGAGCGTCGCAAAGCCTTCTTGGATGATCTTGCCGTGGTTACCGGTGCTACCGTCATTGATCCCGAGGTCGGGGTAAACATGCATGACGCTGACCTGTCCGTATTCGGTTCGGCTCGGCGTGTGACCGTAACCAAGGACGAGACCATTATCGTTGATGGTGCTGGTACCGCTGCTGAACTGGAGAAACGTCGTGATCAGATTCGTGCCGAGATCGCCAAAACCGAATCCTCCTGGGACCGGGAAAAGGCTGAAGAACGGCTAGCGAAACTCTCCGGTGGTGTAGCCGTGGTGAAGGTTGGCGCTGCCACCGAAACCGAAATCTCCGAGCGTAAGCTTCGAGTTGAAGACGCCATCAATTCCGCTCGCGCTGCGGTACAGGAAGGCATTATCGCTGGTGGTGGCTCTGTTTTGGTACAGATCGCCCAAGAATTGCGGTCTTATGCTGATGAGTTTTCCGGTGATACCCAAGTCGGTGTATTAGCCCTAGCGAAGGCACTTGTGAAACCAACCTTCTGGATTGCTGAAAATGCTGGTGTGGACGGGTCGGTGGTAGTTTCCCGGGTTGCAGATCTGAAGAATGGATTCGGTTTTAACGCCGCAACCTTAGGATATGATGATTTGCTTGCTGCAGGCATCATTGATCCGGTGAAGGTTACTCACTCCGCAGTGGTGAATGCTACTTCGGTGGCGCGCATGGTGTTGACTACCGAAGCCTCAGTGGTTGATAAGCCCCAACCACCTGCGCCTCCGGCGCCTGGTGGACATGGACATCATCATTAG
- the tsaB gene encoding tRNA (adenosine(37)-N6)-threonylcarbamoyltransferase complex dimerization subunit type 1 TsaB, with product MNILAIDTATPALIVGVVCDGATRSETVLNDSRAHNELLVPATLRMLNDAHLTFSDLDAIVVGVGPGPFTGLRVGMATAAAFGDARHIPVYGVPTHDAIAHNLGDPDNLLVATDARRKEVYWSSYHGGQRVAGPEVCQPARLGEPTPESDYRLDRVDVMSVPAKLAPMLPAVLQETTVVSGVPLPADLVAVADFTGKPEPLQPLYLRRPDAKEPTKKAPSPAIVRKES from the coding sequence ATGAACATTCTTGCGATTGATACCGCTACGCCCGCGCTGATTGTGGGCGTAGTGTGCGATGGTGCTACCCGAAGCGAAACGGTGCTCAACGATTCCCGTGCGCACAATGAGCTTCTGGTACCTGCAACATTACGCATGCTTAACGACGCCCACCTCACATTCTCGGATCTTGATGCCATTGTGGTGGGAGTGGGGCCAGGCCCGTTTACCGGGCTTCGGGTCGGCATGGCCACCGCCGCTGCCTTTGGCGATGCTCGCCATATCCCCGTGTATGGTGTGCCTACTCACGATGCTATAGCCCATAACCTGGGAGATCCGGATAACCTTCTAGTGGCCACCGATGCGCGTCGTAAAGAAGTCTATTGGTCGTCTTATCATGGGGGGCAGCGAGTAGCCGGCCCCGAGGTATGCCAACCCGCTCGGCTTGGGGAGCCCACGCCGGAATCCGACTATCGACTTGATCGTGTGGATGTGATGAGTGTGCCGGCAAAACTAGCGCCGATGTTGCCTGCGGTGCTGCAGGAAACCACAGTAGTTTCGGGTGTGCCGCTTCCCGCGGATCTCGTGGCGGTGGCCGATTTCACGGGCAAACCTGAACCATTGCAACCGCTGTATTTACGGCGCCCAGATGCGAAAGAACCCACCAAAAAAGCGCCGTCACCAGCGATAGTTCGGAAAGAATCATGA
- the groES gene encoding co-chaperone GroES: MAKVNIKPLEDRVLIQIKEAESTTASGLVIPDSAKEKPQEGVVIAAGPGRFDGDDRVPMDIKVGDTVVFSKYGGTELKYDGEEYLLLNSRDVLAIIEK, encoded by the coding sequence GTGGCAAAAGTCAATATTAAGCCCCTAGAAGACCGTGTTTTGATCCAAATCAAGGAAGCTGAATCCACCACTGCCTCTGGCCTGGTCATTCCAGATTCCGCTAAGGAAAAGCCACAAGAGGGCGTAGTCATTGCCGCCGGCCCTGGCCGTTTTGATGGTGATGATCGTGTTCCCATGGACATCAAGGTGGGTGACACCGTGGTGTTTTCCAAGTATGGCGGAACCGAGCTGAAATACGACGGTGAGGAATACTTGCTGCTCAACTCCCGTGACGTGCTGGCCATTATCGAAAAGTAG
- the tsaD gene encoding tRNA (adenosine(37)-N6)-threonylcarbamoyltransferase complex transferase subunit TsaD has translation MIILGIESSCDETGVGIIDLAADGTMTILADAVASSMDQHARFGGVVPEIASRAHLEAMQPVMHAALSEAGITAPDAVAATVGPGLAGALLVGASAAKAYAAAWGVPFYGVNHLGGHVAVANLEGEPLPHAIALLVSGGHTQLLEVTAVGKPMRELGSTLDDAAGEAYDKVARLLGLGYPGGPIIDKLAQQGNKKAIAFPRGLKNSPYDFSFSGLKTAVARYVEQAERNNSTISIEDVCASFQEAVCDVLTLKAIRACKDTGAQVLLLGGGVAANSRLRELAGRRCQSAGIELRVPRFTLCTDNGVMIAALAAQLIHEGAQPSALSIGTDTSLEVEIPLVSE, from the coding sequence ATGATTATCCTGGGCATCGAATCATCCTGCGATGAAACAGGTGTGGGCATCATCGACTTGGCGGCAGATGGCACCATGACCATCCTTGCCGATGCGGTTGCCAGTTCCATGGACCAACATGCTCGTTTTGGCGGTGTGGTCCCCGAGATCGCATCGCGCGCCCATCTGGAGGCCATGCAACCGGTGATGCATGCGGCGCTATCTGAAGCTGGCATTACGGCCCCCGATGCTGTCGCCGCAACGGTGGGGCCTGGGTTAGCCGGTGCCCTGCTGGTGGGTGCGTCCGCAGCCAAGGCTTATGCCGCGGCTTGGGGTGTGCCATTCTATGGTGTCAACCACCTTGGTGGGCATGTCGCGGTGGCGAATTTGGAGGGTGAGCCTTTGCCGCATGCTATTGCGCTTTTGGTGTCTGGTGGCCACACGCAGCTCCTGGAGGTTACTGCGGTGGGGAAGCCTATGCGGGAACTAGGCTCCACGCTTGACGACGCCGCCGGGGAGGCCTATGACAAGGTAGCGCGACTATTGGGGCTGGGGTATCCCGGTGGGCCAATTATCGACAAGCTTGCGCAGCAGGGCAATAAAAAGGCCATCGCATTTCCCCGGGGGCTGAAAAATAGCCCCTACGATTTTTCCTTTTCCGGCCTAAAGACCGCCGTTGCCCGCTATGTGGAGCAGGCAGAGCGAAACAACTCCACAATTTCTATCGAAGATGTGTGCGCATCATTCCAGGAAGCGGTATGTGATGTGCTGACCCTCAAAGCTATTCGGGCATGCAAGGACACAGGGGCGCAAGTGTTACTTCTCGGTGGTGGCGTGGCGGCCAATTCTCGCTTGCGGGAATTGGCAGGCCGGCGTTGTCAATCTGCGGGCATTGAGCTTAGGGTTCCCAGGTTTACACTGTGCACAGATAATGGTGTAATGATCGCAGCGTTAGCCGCCCAACTGATTCATGAAGGTGCTCAGCCGTCGGCATTATCGATTGGTACTGATACCTCTCTGGAAGTTGAAATCCCCCTAGTATCGGAGTGA